A portion of the Limibacter armeniacum genome contains these proteins:
- a CDS encoding NIPSNAP family protein, which produces MVTCFLKYTIDPYKVAAFEHYGKLWIDLVNEMGGVHHGYLLPYEGANNIGYATFSFATLADYEDYRNKIPSCPKCMEAFEYAKNTGCILHYERSFLKPVFEGINDKARID; this is translated from the coding sequence ATGGTAACATGTTTTTTAAAATACACAATCGATCCGTACAAAGTAGCAGCGTTTGAACACTATGGAAAACTTTGGATTGATCTGGTCAATGAAATGGGAGGTGTACATCATGGATACCTATTGCCGTATGAAGGAGCCAACAACATTGGTTATGCTACATTTTCATTTGCGACCTTGGCTGATTATGAAGACTATAGAAATAAAATTCCTTCTTGCCCAAAATGCATGGAAGCTTTTGAGTATGCCAAAAACACAGGCTGTATCCTTCATTATGAGCGGTCATTCCTGAAGCCAGTATTTGAAGGCATAAACGATAAGGCGAGGATAGACTGA
- a CDS encoding alpha-amylase family glycosyl hydrolase, whose translation MKKIGHLLLGVTLFMIGCQTPNNKQDQESSTTNTDRYVPKPYVKITHPEWSKNAAIYQLNTRQFTQEGTFLAAEKELPRLKELGVDIIWLMPVQEIGSKNRKGTLGSPYSVKDYFKVNPEFGTMEDLKQFVSSAHNQGMYVILDWVANHTAWDNVLVQEHPDWYDRDYKNDFRPTPWWDWSDIIDLDYNQPGLRQYMTNALKYWVKEADIDGYRCDVAGFVPVDFWNNARKELDAIKPVFMLAEWESRDLHAEAFDMTYAWSWNETMHKICTGHADVNGLYIYYSWNESAFPPNSFRMTFVSNHDKNAWEGTMWEQFGDGLEAAITLSVVGEGMPLIYNGQEAGNKKRLEFFEKDPIVWKDHYIGKLYKDLFALMKENTALWHAKWGSTMVKVPNSSEKEILSFVRQNEKDKVFAVFNFSDNAQTISFKETLYHGTYTDYFSNEVIDFKEDSALKLDAWGYKVFVKK comes from the coding sequence ATGAAAAAAATAGGACACCTACTATTAGGGGTAACCTTATTTATGATCGGATGTCAAACCCCTAATAATAAGCAAGATCAAGAAAGTTCTACAACAAATACCGATCGATACGTGCCCAAACCATATGTAAAAATCACGCACCCTGAGTGGAGTAAAAATGCGGCTATTTACCAACTCAATACAAGACAGTTTACACAAGAAGGCACGTTCCTAGCTGCTGAGAAAGAATTACCAAGATTAAAAGAATTAGGGGTTGATATTATATGGTTGATGCCTGTTCAAGAAATTGGAAGTAAAAACAGGAAAGGCACATTAGGAAGCCCTTATTCCGTGAAAGACTATTTCAAGGTCAATCCGGAATTCGGGACCATGGAAGATTTAAAACAATTTGTCTCATCGGCTCATAATCAGGGCATGTATGTTATTTTAGATTGGGTCGCTAACCACACTGCATGGGATAATGTATTGGTTCAAGAGCACCCAGATTGGTATGATAGAGACTATAAAAATGATTTTAGACCTACTCCTTGGTGGGACTGGTCTGACATTATTGATTTGGATTATAACCAACCTGGCCTAAGGCAATATATGACCAATGCTTTAAAATATTGGGTCAAGGAAGCTGATATTGATGGCTACAGATGTGATGTTGCCGGATTTGTACCTGTTGATTTTTGGAATAACGCACGTAAAGAATTGGATGCCATAAAACCCGTTTTTATGCTTGCCGAGTGGGAGTCTAGGGATTTACATGCAGAAGCTTTTGATATGACCTATGCGTGGAGCTGGAATGAAACGATGCACAAAATCTGTACAGGACACGCAGATGTAAATGGCTTATATATTTATTACTCTTGGAATGAGAGTGCATTTCCTCCAAATTCATTTCGAATGACATTTGTAAGCAACCATGACAAAAATGCATGGGAAGGCACCATGTGGGAACAGTTTGGAGATGGTTTAGAGGCTGCCATTACCTTATCAGTGGTTGGGGAAGGAATGCCTTTGATTTATAATGGACAGGAAGCCGGTAATAAAAAGCGACTGGAGTTTTTTGAAAAAGACCCTATTGTATGGAAAGACCATTACATTGGTAAGCTATATAAAGACCTATTTGCTTTGATGAAGGAAAATACAGCACTGTGGCATGCGAAATGGGGCAGTACAATGGTTAAGGTTCCTAACTCTTCAGAAAAGGAAATACTTAGCTTTGTCCGTCAAAATGAAAAAGATAAGGTTTTTGCTGTATTCAATTTTTCAGATAATGCACAAACCATATCATTTAAAGAGACACTTTATCACGGAACATATACCGATTACTTTTCAAATGAAGTGATTGATTTCAAAGAAGATTCAGCGTTGAAATTAGATGCTTGGGGATATAAAGTATTTGTAAAAAAATAA
- a CDS encoding TolC family protein encodes MNSFKNINSIKYTLWLLFFLFNILNVKAQQEVTHLTLEKCLDYGLENNYKVVKSQYDKQEKTFATKEAKSKVQPQVSASGQFDNYMKLETSIMPGEFFGQPGEQVFVNFGTTYNYTLSGTLSQVIFDPSIFTDIKVARNVEELSAIKSKMTKEETVYNICIVYYDLLKSGEELDKIHELLSQKDTSLMITQKQVELGVTHEIELNRAKVDRSMLEVSERNLQATISQQMNYLKVLIGMPVENDISVDKAPLTFIEVPEAFMSDSINIGSITTIQQLEVEREQLLLKKKGYQLQYLPTLSANITGAYQYQSDNFELSTKNSWSDYAYIGFKLSIPLYDGLAKQSKINQVNMQLSSLRKDLEHEKQVTYNNYFNAINQLLSAYQSTISQQENAQLAEKVYAQTKALYHQGKMTYVELLSSEAAVREAQFTYIAEIIKYKKAKLELKKVKGELLSLAG; translated from the coding sequence ATGAATAGCTTTAAAAATATCAATAGCATAAAATATACACTGTGGTTGCTCTTCTTTCTGTTCAATATACTGAATGTAAAAGCCCAACAGGAAGTAACACATCTGACACTGGAAAAATGTCTGGATTATGGACTTGAGAATAACTATAAGGTTGTTAAGTCTCAATATGATAAGCAAGAAAAGACATTTGCAACAAAAGAAGCTAAAAGCAAAGTGCAGCCACAAGTTTCTGCTTCAGGACAATTTGATAACTATATGAAGTTGGAGACCAGCATCATGCCTGGTGAGTTTTTTGGTCAGCCTGGGGAACAGGTGTTTGTAAATTTTGGTACCACTTACAATTATACACTCAGTGGAACTTTAAGTCAGGTGATCTTTGATCCTTCCATTTTTACTGACATAAAAGTTGCCAGGAATGTGGAGGAACTGAGTGCCATCAAAAGCAAGATGACAAAAGAGGAAACCGTCTACAATATCTGTATAGTGTATTATGACCTTTTGAAAAGTGGTGAAGAGTTGGATAAAATTCACGAGCTATTAAGCCAGAAAGATACTTCTTTAATGATTACTCAAAAGCAAGTTGAGCTTGGCGTTACACATGAAATAGAATTGAATAGAGCCAAGGTTGACCGAAGTATGCTGGAAGTAAGTGAAAGGAATCTTCAGGCAACAATCAGTCAACAAATGAATTATCTGAAAGTCTTGATCGGCATGCCGGTTGAAAATGATATTTCAGTAGACAAAGCGCCACTTACTTTTATTGAAGTGCCAGAAGCTTTTATGTCTGATTCTATCAATATTGGTTCAATTACAACCATTCAGCAATTGGAGGTGGAGCGAGAGCAACTGCTGCTCAAGAAGAAAGGTTATCAGCTACAATACCTACCAACACTTTCGGCAAACATTACAGGAGCGTATCAATATCAGTCGGATAACTTTGAGTTATCTACTAAAAATAGCTGGTCAGATTATGCATACATCGGTTTCAAACTTTCAATTCCTTTGTATGATGGTCTTGCCAAGCAAAGCAAGATTAATCAGGTGAACATGCAGCTTTCAAGCCTAAGGAAGGATTTGGAACATGAAAAACAGGTTACTTACAATAACTATTTCAATGCAATTAATCAATTGCTGTCGGCATATCAATCCACCATTTCGCAACAAGAGAATGCTCAACTGGCAGAGAAGGTTTATGCTCAAACAAAAGCACTTTATCATCAAGGTAAGATGACCTATGTTGAGCTTTTGTCTTCAGAAGCCGCAGTCAGGGAAGCCCAGTTTACTTATATCGCTGAAATCATAAAGTATAAAAAAGCAAAATTGGAACTGAAGAAGGTTAAGGGTGAGTTGTTAAGTCTGGCAGGGTGA
- a CDS encoding ABC transporter permease: MWKTAFSFMVYDKAKLIGILFGIVISVFLIGAQLGLLDGFLEASLGIIKGNTEYIFVVNEKSESSISLVNVDKRVGYELQSIPGVNKVHPVIVTGGMMKNSSGGTAGCSLVGIKAPDYVGAPKQFLEGTNLKSLQSEGAVIVDESDLENLGKLKQGDYFSINDVRVYISGISIGNAGLGEFNMVSTIERVRKLSGFSPNHVSAYIVEADTQDPMVKKRIADTITATIPTVKAYVGDTFKDVTLDYMGEASGIVGTFMILVWFSLVTGLVIVGLTMFSAVNDRIKDYGTIKAIGGGNWLITKLIMIQSIFYSICGFSFTMLLLIGLKYFMKSINQSMDYAPERIIFLIFSTLLISLAGSYFSMRKILKLEPVQIFRM; the protein is encoded by the coding sequence ATGTGGAAAACAGCATTCAGCTTTATGGTTTATGATAAGGCTAAGCTTATAGGAATACTTTTCGGGATAGTGATCTCGGTCTTTCTGATAGGTGCCCAATTGGGTTTGTTGGATGGTTTTCTTGAGGCTAGCTTGGGTATTATCAAGGGAAATACCGAATACATTTTTGTAGTGAATGAAAAAAGTGAATCGTCCATCTCTCTTGTGAATGTGGATAAGCGAGTTGGGTATGAGTTACAGTCTATTCCAGGGGTGAATAAAGTCCATCCGGTGATTGTGACTGGAGGCATGATGAAAAATTCTTCTGGAGGTACAGCTGGCTGTAGTTTGGTTGGGATTAAAGCGCCAGACTATGTGGGCGCACCGAAACAGTTTCTTGAAGGTACCAACCTGAAAAGCCTGCAAAGTGAAGGAGCTGTGATTGTAGATGAATCGGATTTGGAAAATCTTGGAAAACTAAAGCAAGGGGATTATTTCAGTATCAATGATGTCAGGGTGTATATCAGCGGGATTTCAATTGGAAATGCAGGCCTTGGGGAATTTAATATGGTTTCGACAATCGAAAGAGTCAGAAAACTCTCCGGATTTAGTCCTAACCATGTCAGTGCATACATTGTAGAGGCTGACACACAAGACCCGATGGTTAAAAAGCGCATTGCAGATACCATAACTGCGACTATCCCTACTGTGAAAGCCTACGTCGGTGATACTTTCAAGGATGTAACACTTGATTATATGGGAGAAGCAAGTGGTATTGTAGGCACCTTTATGATACTTGTCTGGTTCTCGCTGGTTACGGGATTGGTCATTGTTGGGTTGACCATGTTTTCAGCAGTCAATGACCGCATCAAAGACTATGGCACGATCAAGGCAATTGGAGGAGGAAATTGGCTCATTACAAAACTGATTATGATACAGTCCATTTTTTATTCCATTTGCGGGTTCAGCTTTACCATGTTGCTGCTTATCGGATTGAAATACTTTATGAAATCAATCAACCAGAGCATGGATTACGCTCCTGAACGGATCATATTCCTGATTTTTTCAACGCTGTTGATCAGCTTGGCAGGGAGTTATTTTTCTATGCGGAAAATCTTGAAACTGGAGCCTGTACAAATCTTTAGAATGTAA
- a CDS encoding HlyD family secretion protein, with translation MKNQKLFNGILGIGMIALLMACSADAKKVDDNNVKTEQTEINKIVGIAKIEPEKGLLNIYSAANGKVNQIMAAENELVSKGAVILDMEKSADLAQLKIQEGKIISQQASIKSAEIKAKITLNDWQNAQKDLAVDEALFNSKAITEKVLKDSKSKVEKLQIEYEKQLAEIAYQKSGMQEINANIAYQKAVLADKNVKAAYDGKVLKWDVHNGDFLTAGEKLGQYAPDGHLVAITEVDELFADRIKTGLKAEVISQVNGKTIGKGEVVFVGGFLKKKSLFSDENTVEDRRVREVKIRLDDNAQVMINNRVDCVIYLNRN, from the coding sequence ATGAAAAACCAAAAATTATTCAACGGCATATTGGGTATCGGAATGATTGCTCTGCTGATGGCTTGTTCAGCCGACGCAAAGAAAGTAGATGATAACAATGTGAAGACTGAGCAGACTGAGATCAATAAGATAGTAGGCATTGCCAAGATTGAACCTGAAAAAGGGTTATTGAATATCTACTCGGCTGCCAATGGTAAAGTGAACCAGATTATGGCAGCTGAGAATGAATTGGTAAGTAAAGGTGCTGTCATCTTGGATATGGAAAAAAGCGCTGACCTGGCACAATTAAAAATTCAGGAGGGTAAAATTATCAGCCAGCAAGCATCCATAAAATCAGCAGAAATCAAAGCCAAAATTACCCTGAATGATTGGCAGAATGCACAGAAAGATTTGGCGGTAGATGAAGCGCTTTTCAACTCAAAAGCGATTACAGAAAAGGTACTGAAGGATAGCAAATCCAAAGTAGAGAAGCTTCAGATAGAATACGAAAAACAATTGGCAGAGATAGCTTACCAGAAAAGTGGCATGCAGGAAATCAATGCCAATATAGCCTACCAGAAAGCAGTATTGGCAGATAAAAATGTCAAGGCTGCCTATGACGGAAAAGTACTGAAATGGGATGTACACAACGGGGATTTTCTTACTGCTGGGGAAAAGCTGGGACAGTATGCACCTGATGGTCATTTGGTCGCTATAACAGAAGTGGATGAGCTTTTTGCAGACCGCATTAAGACAGGACTGAAAGCCGAAGTGATCTCACAGGTCAACGGGAAGACAATCGGTAAGGGAGAAGTAGTATTTGTTGGAGGTTTTTTGAAGAAAAAGTCACTTTTCTCTGATGAGAATACTGTAGAAGACCGACGTGTGCGAGAAGTGAAAATCCGATTGGATGATAATGCACAGGTAATGATTAATAACAGGGTGGATTGTGTCATCTATTTAAATCGGAACTAG
- a CDS encoding ABC transporter ATP-binding protein → MIARLKNANKIYETQAGKFTALANCNLELYEGELLLIIGPSGSGKTTLLSLLGCLINPTEGTLEIDGKNVDDLPDKEMAKVRLDTIGFVFQQFNLLAPLTAAENVAFPLKMRNMKTAEIKQKTEEALKKVNISEHKHKLPKQLSGGQQQRVAIARALVTDPKIILCDEPTASLDKHSLEIVMKELKELAEGGKAVAVVTHDPRLMEYADRVIEVENGIVNEVNKQTIN, encoded by the coding sequence ATGATTGCGAGACTAAAAAATGCAAACAAGATATACGAAACGCAGGCAGGAAAATTTACTGCATTGGCAAATTGCAACCTTGAGTTATATGAAGGAGAGCTGCTTTTGATCATTGGTCCATCAGGATCAGGCAAGACCACCTTGTTATCCCTTTTGGGGTGTCTGATCAATCCTACTGAAGGAACCCTTGAGATAGATGGGAAAAATGTGGACGACCTTCCTGATAAGGAAATGGCAAAGGTAAGGTTGGATACCATTGGGTTTGTGTTTCAGCAATTCAACCTGCTGGCACCGCTTACAGCGGCTGAAAATGTGGCATTCCCATTAAAGATGAGAAACATGAAAACTGCTGAGATAAAGCAGAAAACGGAAGAGGCGCTTAAAAAAGTCAATATTTCTGAGCATAAGCATAAACTTCCTAAGCAGCTTTCTGGTGGTCAACAACAGCGGGTAGCTATTGCCAGGGCATTGGTGACAGACCCCAAAATTATCCTATGTGATGAGCCAACTGCTTCACTGGACAAGCATAGCCTTGAAATTGTGATGAAAGAACTGAAGGAGTTGGCTGAAGGTGGGAAAGCCGTTGCAGTGGTGACGCATGACCCTCGCCTGATGGAATATGCAGACCGTGTAATTGAAGTGGAAAACGGGATTGTGAATGAAGTAAATAAACAGACAATAAACTGA
- a CDS encoding helix-turn-helix transcriptional regulator, with protein sequence MLKLTLKQPTGFLFALAELIGGKVDSNGRLNIPEKKGNGYIQGFMFDNSVGLMIRNYELNQDLLAKRIDPCNSSERIVVTLNNVFPKSESDGVAKIEELPSIQIGKGKLNFEMFYPSKTKYRSILLAIDSNKLRTLMGIEDESSLLNMILNGNQPLLFEEVLSPQIQKVAMEMIENEIPENLHHFYIRIKAEELLCLLFVELHKRENAPVQALNEKDALSIYRVRDKIVSNLGIPPILGELANEIGMSESKLKRLFKQIFGSSIYNYYQKFRMQEAARLLKGQQMSVSEVGYQLGFSNLSHFTKVFEEHIGMKPKKYSVQSHK encoded by the coding sequence ATGTTAAAGCTGACTTTAAAGCAGCCTACCGGTTTTTTATTTGCCCTAGCAGAATTGATTGGCGGTAAAGTAGATAGCAATGGCAGGCTAAATATTCCTGAAAAAAAGGGCAACGGTTATATACAAGGCTTTATGTTCGATAATTCGGTTGGGCTGATGATCAGGAACTATGAGCTCAATCAGGATTTGCTGGCAAAACGAATTGATCCTTGCAATTCCAGTGAACGGATTGTTGTAACACTGAACAATGTATTTCCAAAAAGTGAAAGTGATGGGGTTGCCAAAATTGAGGAACTACCTTCCATACAGATTGGAAAGGGTAAGCTAAATTTTGAGATGTTCTATCCAAGCAAAACCAAATACAGGTCTATTCTCTTGGCGATAGATTCTAATAAATTGAGAACACTGATGGGGATTGAGGATGAATCCTCTTTATTGAATATGATACTCAACGGCAATCAGCCATTGCTGTTTGAAGAAGTCCTTTCCCCTCAAATACAAAAGGTGGCTATGGAAATGATTGAGAATGAAATACCAGAAAACCTTCACCATTTTTATATCAGGATAAAGGCGGAAGAGTTGCTATGTCTCTTGTTTGTAGAATTACACAAGCGAGAAAATGCTCCTGTTCAGGCTTTGAATGAAAAAGATGCCCTCAGTATTTATCGGGTAAGGGACAAGATCGTTTCAAATTTGGGTATACCACCAATATTAGGAGAACTGGCCAATGAGATAGGAATGAGTGAATCAAAGTTGAAAAGACTCTTTAAACAAATATTTGGAAGCAGTATCTATAACTATTACCAGAAATTCAGGATGCAGGAAGCGGCAAGGCTACTAAAGGGACAGCAGATGAGTGTTTCAGAAGTAGGATATCAACTTGGCTTTTCCAACTTGAGTCATTTTACAAAAGTCTTTGAGGAGCATATCGGAATGAAACCTAAGAAATACTCTGTACAGTCTCACAAATAA
- a CDS encoding Crp/Fnr family transcriptional regulator: MEKEQHIAALKLKFESYAPISDASWSLIESIIDFKSLEKNEILLKNGQVAKNVYFVCKGALRAYVTDYNGNIYNKNIFLETDFAGSTVSYLLSKPSNFTLEALEDNTILISLNYQKYRRLIEENIDLKNFYIAYLENNWVIEKEQREISIVMQNATERYLDLLSKHPNIDQRIQQLHIASHLGITPTQLSRIRKDLKKSH, translated from the coding sequence TTGGAAAAAGAACAACACATTGCAGCGTTAAAACTAAAGTTTGAAAGTTACGCGCCCATTTCAGATGCATCCTGGTCACTAATCGAATCAATAATAGATTTCAAGTCATTAGAGAAAAATGAGATTTTACTGAAAAATGGACAGGTTGCAAAAAATGTATACTTTGTCTGTAAAGGTGCCCTAAGGGCTTATGTCACCGATTACAATGGAAATATTTACAACAAAAACATTTTTCTTGAAACTGACTTTGCAGGCTCAACAGTTTCTTACCTCTTAAGTAAACCTTCCAACTTCACCCTAGAGGCTTTAGAAGATAATACTATTTTGATCAGCCTTAACTATCAAAAATACAGACGACTGATAGAGGAAAATATTGATTTGAAAAACTTCTATATCGCTTATCTGGAAAACAATTGGGTGATAGAAAAAGAGCAAAGAGAAATTTCCATTGTTATGCAAAATGCTACTGAAAGGTATCTGGACTTGCTTTCAAAACATCCCAATATAGATCAGCGAATACAACAACTACACATAGCTTCGCATCTAGGTATTACACCCACCCAGCTTAGCAGGATTCGAAAAGATTTAAAAAAAAGTCATTGA
- a CDS encoding DMT family transporter: MNQITLSALAILGGIFLAAQGSFNSTLGILLKNPLLASVVAFFSSTVFAIAFVLLSVRSFPTWVDLKQIPIYLWFTGGLFSVLGISLYYYTIPKLGISTMISLGLFGQLAFSTIAGHFGWLNLPMEPITIKRGLGLMIMMTGIILINIK, encoded by the coding sequence ATGAATCAAATAACACTATCTGCGCTAGCCATATTAGGAGGAATCTTTTTGGCTGCTCAAGGGAGCTTTAATTCGACTTTAGGGATCTTGCTTAAAAACCCTTTGCTGGCGTCAGTAGTTGCTTTTTTCAGCAGTACTGTATTTGCAATAGCCTTTGTTTTACTTAGTGTCAGAAGCTTTCCGACTTGGGTCGATTTAAAACAGATTCCCATTTATTTATGGTTTACAGGAGGACTTTTCAGCGTTTTAGGGATTAGTCTTTACTATTATACCATTCCAAAACTAGGCATATCAACAATGATCTCTTTGGGGTTATTTGGTCAGTTAGCATTTTCTACAATTGCTGGTCATTTCGGATGGCTAAACTTACCAATGGAGCCAATAACTATAAAAAGAGGTTTAGGCCTTATGATAATGATGACAGGAATTATTTTAATCAATATAAAATGA
- a CDS encoding GNAT family N-acetyltransferase → MKETTSLKQANIDNLTSLWKTVGSSFNAYSKMSGFEYCEIQNAEWPNRVWFNQNITQQTVDSLKEKIAASTSKITLPVWNIEHQKEASILERNGFKATFEQVGMLLKIQSRFETEGHVKIQRVANETEAKLWAELFKKSFGYIISHETVSKTYKDINFYIAYHDHVAVGTALLHKTDRILGVHSVGIPPEMRRRGYAEQIMKLLINLAVENQYEYITLQASSMGKHLYLKLGFEEQFLIRNYTLKHYT, encoded by the coding sequence ATGAAAGAGACAACCAGCTTAAAGCAAGCGAATATAGATAACCTGACTTCACTTTGGAAGACAGTAGGAAGTTCATTTAATGCCTATTCCAAGATGTCAGGCTTTGAATATTGTGAAATTCAAAATGCTGAATGGCCAAACAGAGTATGGTTTAACCAAAATATCACACAACAAACTGTTGACTCCCTTAAAGAGAAAATAGCTGCTTCAACTTCCAAAATCACATTGCCTGTTTGGAATATTGAACACCAAAAGGAGGCTTCCATTTTAGAACGCAATGGCTTCAAAGCTACTTTTGAACAAGTTGGCATGTTATTGAAAATACAAAGCCGCTTTGAAACTGAAGGTCATGTAAAAATACAGCGTGTTGCAAACGAGACTGAAGCTAAACTATGGGCTGAGCTATTCAAAAAGTCATTCGGCTATATCATTAGTCATGAAACCGTTAGTAAAACATATAAGGATATTAATTTTTACATAGCGTATCATGATCATGTGGCTGTGGGTACAGCATTATTACATAAAACCGATCGTATTTTGGGTGTTCATTCTGTGGGTATTCCACCTGAAATGAGAAGAAGGGGCTATGCAGAGCAAATAATGAAATTACTGATCAATCTTGCAGTTGAAAATCAATATGAATATATAACCCTACAAGCGTCTAGTATGGGCAAACACTTATACCTGAAACTAGGTTTTGAAGAGCAGTTTTTGATCAGAAACTACACTTTAAAACACTATACATAG